A stretch of the Alosa alosa isolate M-15738 ecotype Scorff River chromosome 16, AALO_Geno_1.1, whole genome shotgun sequence genome encodes the following:
- the lrrc30a gene encoding leucine-rich repeat-containing protein 30a, giving the protein MGGKQSKKTAEEDMKRQARKNTGRVESLTSAERIRQHTTKQFGQVVLSLARRGMTEPPQELWELVELEKLNLSLNRLRAIPSAISVLQNLVVLNLWGNQLASLPPEIGQLRKLRVLFAYRNHLTEVPEELGDCTKLEVLSLANNQISGLPASLSTLTNLRKLNLSHNRIVHVPGCVYAMKSLVFLHMACNQLENIADQIQALADLKIFIVEGNCLHALPRMICFLTRLELLNVDFNDIKDVPAELHQLKRLERLACHPLDKGLHIMHNPLQKGIKEVMEGGLTALYNYLKST; this is encoded by the coding sequence ATGGGGGGCAAGCAGTCGAAGAAAACTGCCGAGGAGGATATGAAGAGGCAAGCGAGGAAGAACACGGGCCGTGTGGAGAGTCTCACGTCGGCCGAACGGATCCGCCAGCACACCACCAAGCAGTTCGGACAGGTGGTCCTCAGCCTGGCGCGTCGCGGCATGACCGAGCCTCCCCAGGAGCTCTGGGAGCTGGTGGAGCTGGAGAAGctcaacctgtcactcaacCGCCTCCGGGCGATACCCTCCGCCATCTCCGTGCTGCAGAACCTGGTGGTGCTGAACCTGTGGGGCAATCAGCTGGCCAGCCTGCCGCCGGAGATCGGGCAGCTGCGGAAGCTCCGCGTGCTCTTCGCCTACCGCAACCACCTGACCGAGGTGCCCGAGGAGCTGGGCGACTGCACCAAGCTGGAGGTGCTCAGCCTGGCCAACAACCAGATCAGCGGCCTCCCCGCCAGCCTGTCGACGCTGACCAACTTACGCAAGCTCAACCTCAGCCACAACCGCATCGTGCACGTCCCCGGCTGCGTCTACGCCATGAAGAGCCTCGTCTTCCTCCACATGGCCTGCAACCAGCTGGAGAACATCGCTGACCAGATCCAGGCGCTGGCCGACCTCAAGATCTTCATCGTGGAGGGCAACTGCCTCCACGCCCTTCCCAGGATGATCTGCTTCCTCACGCGGCTCGAGCTGCTCAACGTGGACTTCAACGACATCAAGGACGTGCCTGCTGAGTTGCACCAGCTGAAGCGGCTGGAGAGACTGGCCTGCCACCCTCTGGACAAAGGCCTGCACATCATGCACAACCCCCTCCAGAAGGGTATCAAGGAGGTGATGGAAGGGGGGCTCACCGCCCTCTACAACTATCTCAAGTCTACGTAA